From the genome of Perca flavescens isolate YP-PL-M2 chromosome 12, PFLA_1.0, whole genome shotgun sequence, one region includes:
- the LOC114565469 gene encoding WD repeat-containing protein 78 isoform X3, with the protein MSTSMAKEERKKRRTLVLRPSSRTINISVSGIHGVNQSTRDINSIVGSPSRKSFSLCGGSKVLEKSSIQTQRQAVRVFDDEGNDVTPQPLQHADPAAAQAKASRLFLDELSAGSASDQTTATGSFAMPFSRSILGSSRISSQSTIESMNEEIEDTFSKRDMPINFPDVQRKRDTVKEQVTEDMLKEVIDLYISETDSISLLDIPSTFVSVDANDAEAIMERNNQYAEVCRSRMNNDKYVDQSVQTMNGATKNKQVQSDSIVMMDKATTVTSWDVYDALISPEQGEKLCSSELGRAQCPEAAVDSGRGAERSVSVGSTASTASAASSLKEVEPLGNSLNAESDLQLIMLSEKFQHCLLVMERSILGNIFQPQLAAYRQLPVIEDPDSPVKPGMGEQREEDAESPRSPAVERLWAFSCELSRGSSVSSMAWNKKNPDLLAVGYGEFGSSNQKPGLVCCWSLKNHTWPERVIRCDSAVTSLDFSSSNPSQLAVGMQDGSIAIYNVKSRDNKACFISSSGCPNRHLDPVWQLRWTQQELSLTGEEKVESLFSVAADGRISKWFVSNSGLDCIDLMKLKKSHNTKKRAGGTTTGKKTESVLSTLTPGLCFDFHPTDACVYLVGTWEGLIHKCSCSNSQQFLETYRKHFLGPGHRAACCRWCEDELPAVCPPDRLCPGRRQRWTGDRLPAEEPLCGRQQPGGYSGGHPPLCGSWIALRNRRMYTQAIWVSV; encoded by the exons ATGTCTACCTCTATggcaaaagaagaaagaaagaaaagacgtACTCTGGTTCTAAGGCC CTCTTCTCGAACAATAAATATTTCAGTGTCAGGCATACACGGAGTCAACCAAAGTACAAGAGACATAAACAGCATCGTCGGTTCCCCGAGCAGGAAAAGTTTCAGCCTGTGCGGTGGCAGCAAAGTTCTGGAGAAGAGCTCCATTCAAACTCAGAGACAAGCTGTTCGG GTGTTTGATGATGAAGGCAATGACGTCACTCCTCAGCCGCTGCAGCATGCAGATCCAGCAGCTGCGCAGGCCAAAGCCAGCAGGTTGTTTCTGGATGAACTGTCCGCTGGATCTGCATCAGATCAGACGACAGCCACCGGGAGCTTTGCTATGCCTTTCTCCAG GTCAATATTAGGAAGCAGCAGAATATCCAGCCAGTCTACCATAGAGTCGATGAATGAGGAGATTGAGGATACATTTTCCAAACGGGACATGCCCATCAACTTCCCAG ATGTGCAGAGGAAAAGAGACACTGTGAAAGAACAGGTGACAGAAGACATGTTGAAAGAGGTCATAGATCTCTACATCTCTGAGACAGACAGCATTTCACTGCTGGACATACCCAGCACCTTTGTGTCAGTGGACGCCAATGACGCAGAAGCTATCAT ggaGAGAAACAATCAGTATGCTGAGGTTTGCAGGAGCAGAATGAACAACGATAAGTATGTGGATCAATCAGTGCAGACGATGAATGGAGCAACTAAAAACAAACAGGTCCAGAGCGACAGCATTGTCATGATGGACAAAG CCACGACTGTTACCAGCTGGGATGTGTATGATGCTTTGATCAGCCCTGAGCAGGGCGAAAAGCTGTGCAGCTCTGAACTGGGGAGGGCTCAGTGTCCCGAGGCTGCTGTGGACAGTGGCAGAGGTGCAGAGAGGAGCGTGTCAGTGGGCAGCACAGCCAGCACAG CCAGCGCTGCCAGCTCATTGAAAGAAGTGGAGCCGCTTGGGAACAGTTTAAACGCTGAGTCAGACTTGCAGCTGATCATGCTGTCAGAGAAATTCCAACACTGCTTACTAGTGATGGAGAGGAGCATTCTGGGAAACATTTTCCAACCCCAGCTGGCTGCTTACAGACAGCTGCCCGTAATAGAAG ATCCAGACAGTCCGGTGAAGCCTGGGATGGGGGAGCAGAGGGAGGAGGATGCAGAGAGCCCCAGATCTCCGGCCGTGGAGCGTCTCTGGGCTTTCAGCTGCGAGCTCAGCCGAGGGAGCAGCGTCAGCAGCATGGCCTGGAACAAGAAGAACCCG GACCTTCTGGCTGTGGGCTATGGTGAGTTTGGCTCCAGTAACCAGAAACCAGGCCTGGTGTGCTGCTGGTCTCTCAAAAATCACACG TGGCCGGAGCGTGTCATCCGCTGTGACAGCGCTGTGACTTCCCTGGATTTCTCGTCCAGTAACCCCAGTCAGCTGGCTGTGGGCATGCAAGATGGCAGTATCGCTATCTACAACGTGAAGAGTCGAGACAACAAGGCCTGTTTCATCAGCAGCAG TGGATGTCCCAACAGGCACTTGGATCCAGTGTGGCAGCTTAGGTGGACCCAACAGGAGTTGAGTCTGACAGGAGAAGAGAAGGTGGAATCTCTGTTTTCTGTGGCGGCAGATGGCAGGATCAGCAAGTGGTTTGTCAGCAACAGTGGCCTCGACTGCATAG aCCTGATGAAGCTGAAGAAGAGTCATAACACAAAGAAGAGGGCTGGAGGGACCACCACAGGGAAGAAGACAGAAAGTGTTCTGTCAACACTGACTCCTGGTCTGTGCTTTGACTTCCATCCAACA GATGCCTGCGTCTACTTGGTTGGCACATGGGAAGGTCTCATCCACAAGTGCTCCTGTTCCAACAGTCAGCAGTTTCTGGAGACGTACAGGAAGCACTTT CTTGGACCCGGTCATCGTGCAGCCTGCTGCCGCTGGTGTGAAGATGAACTGCCTGCTGTTTGCCCCCCAGACAGACTGTGTCCTGGTCGGAGACAGCGATGGACAGGTGACCGTCTACCAGCTGAGGAACCTCTGTGTGGGAGACAGCAGCCAG GTGGATATTCTGGAGGGCATCCTCCGCTCTGCGGCTCCTGGATAGCTTTAAGAAACCGACGGATGTATACCCAAGCCATTTGGGTTTCTGTCTGA
- the LOC114565469 gene encoding WD repeat-containing protein 78 isoform X2 produces the protein MPQYCSSRTINISVSGIHGVNQSTRDINSIVGSPSRKSFSLCGGSKVLEKSSIQTQRQAVRVFDDEGNDVTPQPLQHADPAAAQAKASRLFLDELSAGSASDQTTATGSFAMPFSRSILGSSRISSQSTIESMNEEIEDTFSKRDMPINFPDVQRKRDTVKEQVTEDMLKEVIDLYISETDSISLLDIPSTFVSVDANDAEAIMERNNQYAEVCRSRMNNDKYVDQSVQTMNGATKNKQVQSDSIVMMDKATTVTSWDVYDALISPEQGEKLCSSELGRAQCPEAAVDSGRGAERSVSVGSTASTASAASSLKEVEPLGNSLNAESDLQLIMLSEKFQHCLLVMERSILGNIFQPQLAAYRQLPVIEDPDSPVKPGMGEQREEDAESPRSPAVERLWAFSCELSRGSSVSSMAWNKKNPDLLAVGYGEFGSSNQKPGLVCCWSLKNHTWPERVIRCDSAVTSLDFSSSNPSQLAVGMQDGSIAIYNVKSRDNKACFISSSGCPNRHLDPVWQLRWTQQELSLTGEEKVESLFSVAADGRISKWFVSNSGLDCIDLMKLKKSHNTKKRAGGTTTGKKTESVLSTLTPGLCFDFHPTDACVYLVGTWEGLIHKCSCSNSQQFLETYRKHFCPVNRVTWSPLSPDVFLSCSADWTIQLWKQDHHKPALGFTSTQRTVCDIKWSPKWATVFGAVNEGQLEIWDLNSSVLDPVIVQPAAAGVKMNCLLFAPQTDCVLVGDSDGQVTVYQLRNLCVGDSSQVDILEGILRSAAPG, from the exons ATGCCTCAGTACTG CTCTTCTCGAACAATAAATATTTCAGTGTCAGGCATACACGGAGTCAACCAAAGTACAAGAGACATAAACAGCATCGTCGGTTCCCCGAGCAGGAAAAGTTTCAGCCTGTGCGGTGGCAGCAAAGTTCTGGAGAAGAGCTCCATTCAAACTCAGAGACAAGCTGTTCGG GTGTTTGATGATGAAGGCAATGACGTCACTCCTCAGCCGCTGCAGCATGCAGATCCAGCAGCTGCGCAGGCCAAAGCCAGCAGGTTGTTTCTGGATGAACTGTCCGCTGGATCTGCATCAGATCAGACGACAGCCACCGGGAGCTTTGCTATGCCTTTCTCCAG GTCAATATTAGGAAGCAGCAGAATATCCAGCCAGTCTACCATAGAGTCGATGAATGAGGAGATTGAGGATACATTTTCCAAACGGGACATGCCCATCAACTTCCCAG ATGTGCAGAGGAAAAGAGACACTGTGAAAGAACAGGTGACAGAAGACATGTTGAAAGAGGTCATAGATCTCTACATCTCTGAGACAGACAGCATTTCACTGCTGGACATACCCAGCACCTTTGTGTCAGTGGACGCCAATGACGCAGAAGCTATCAT ggaGAGAAACAATCAGTATGCTGAGGTTTGCAGGAGCAGAATGAACAACGATAAGTATGTGGATCAATCAGTGCAGACGATGAATGGAGCAACTAAAAACAAACAGGTCCAGAGCGACAGCATTGTCATGATGGACAAAG CCACGACTGTTACCAGCTGGGATGTGTATGATGCTTTGATCAGCCCTGAGCAGGGCGAAAAGCTGTGCAGCTCTGAACTGGGGAGGGCTCAGTGTCCCGAGGCTGCTGTGGACAGTGGCAGAGGTGCAGAGAGGAGCGTGTCAGTGGGCAGCACAGCCAGCACAG CCAGCGCTGCCAGCTCATTGAAAGAAGTGGAGCCGCTTGGGAACAGTTTAAACGCTGAGTCAGACTTGCAGCTGATCATGCTGTCAGAGAAATTCCAACACTGCTTACTAGTGATGGAGAGGAGCATTCTGGGAAACATTTTCCAACCCCAGCTGGCTGCTTACAGACAGCTGCCCGTAATAGAAG ATCCAGACAGTCCGGTGAAGCCTGGGATGGGGGAGCAGAGGGAGGAGGATGCAGAGAGCCCCAGATCTCCGGCCGTGGAGCGTCTCTGGGCTTTCAGCTGCGAGCTCAGCCGAGGGAGCAGCGTCAGCAGCATGGCCTGGAACAAGAAGAACCCG GACCTTCTGGCTGTGGGCTATGGTGAGTTTGGCTCCAGTAACCAGAAACCAGGCCTGGTGTGCTGCTGGTCTCTCAAAAATCACACG TGGCCGGAGCGTGTCATCCGCTGTGACAGCGCTGTGACTTCCCTGGATTTCTCGTCCAGTAACCCCAGTCAGCTGGCTGTGGGCATGCAAGATGGCAGTATCGCTATCTACAACGTGAAGAGTCGAGACAACAAGGCCTGTTTCATCAGCAGCAG TGGATGTCCCAACAGGCACTTGGATCCAGTGTGGCAGCTTAGGTGGACCCAACAGGAGTTGAGTCTGACAGGAGAAGAGAAGGTGGAATCTCTGTTTTCTGTGGCGGCAGATGGCAGGATCAGCAAGTGGTTTGTCAGCAACAGTGGCCTCGACTGCATAG aCCTGATGAAGCTGAAGAAGAGTCATAACACAAAGAAGAGGGCTGGAGGGACCACCACAGGGAAGAAGACAGAAAGTGTTCTGTCAACACTGACTCCTGGTCTGTGCTTTGACTTCCATCCAACA GATGCCTGCGTCTACTTGGTTGGCACATGGGAAGGTCTCATCCACAAGTGCTCCTGTTCCAACAGTCAGCAGTTTCTGGAGACGTACAGGAAGCACTTT TGTCCTGTGAACCGCGTCACATGGAGTCCGCTCAGTCCAGATGTGTTCCTGAGCTGCTCGGCTGACTGGACCATCCAGCTGTGGAAGCAGGACCACCATAAGCCCGCGTTAGGCTTCACCTCCACCCAGAGAACGGTGTGCGACATCAAGTGGTCCCCGAAGTGGGCGACAGTATTCGGAGCCGTTAATGAGGGACAGCTGGAGATCTGGGACTTGAATTCAAGCGT CTTGGACCCGGTCATCGTGCAGCCTGCTGCCGCTGGTGTGAAGATGAACTGCCTGCTGTTTGCCCCCCAGACAGACTGTGTCCTGGTCGGAGACAGCGATGGACAGGTGACCGTCTACCAGCTGAGGAACCTCTGTGTGGGAGACAGCAGCCAG GTGGATATTCTGGAGGGCATCCTCCGCTCTGCGGCTCCTGGATAG
- the LOC114565469 gene encoding WD repeat-containing protein 78 isoform X1, translating into MSTSMAKEERKKRRTLVLRPSSRTINISVSGIHGVNQSTRDINSIVGSPSRKSFSLCGGSKVLEKSSIQTQRQAVRVFDDEGNDVTPQPLQHADPAAAQAKASRLFLDELSAGSASDQTTATGSFAMPFSRSILGSSRISSQSTIESMNEEIEDTFSKRDMPINFPDVQRKRDTVKEQVTEDMLKEVIDLYISETDSISLLDIPSTFVSVDANDAEAIMERNNQYAEVCRSRMNNDKYVDQSVQTMNGATKNKQVQSDSIVMMDKATTVTSWDVYDALISPEQGEKLCSSELGRAQCPEAAVDSGRGAERSVSVGSTASTASAASSLKEVEPLGNSLNAESDLQLIMLSEKFQHCLLVMERSILGNIFQPQLAAYRQLPVIEDPDSPVKPGMGEQREEDAESPRSPAVERLWAFSCELSRGSSVSSMAWNKKNPDLLAVGYGEFGSSNQKPGLVCCWSLKNHTWPERVIRCDSAVTSLDFSSSNPSQLAVGMQDGSIAIYNVKSRDNKACFISSSGCPNRHLDPVWQLRWTQQELSLTGEEKVESLFSVAADGRISKWFVSNSGLDCIDLMKLKKSHNTKKRAGGTTTGKKTESVLSTLTPGLCFDFHPTDACVYLVGTWEGLIHKCSCSNSQQFLETYRKHFCPVNRVTWSPLSPDVFLSCSADWTIQLWKQDHHKPALGFTSTQRTVCDIKWSPKWATVFGAVNEGQLEIWDLNSSVLDPVIVQPAAAGVKMNCLLFAPQTDCVLVGDSDGQVTVYQLRNLCVGDSSQVDILEGILRSAAPG; encoded by the exons ATGTCTACCTCTATggcaaaagaagaaagaaagaaaagacgtACTCTGGTTCTAAGGCC CTCTTCTCGAACAATAAATATTTCAGTGTCAGGCATACACGGAGTCAACCAAAGTACAAGAGACATAAACAGCATCGTCGGTTCCCCGAGCAGGAAAAGTTTCAGCCTGTGCGGTGGCAGCAAAGTTCTGGAGAAGAGCTCCATTCAAACTCAGAGACAAGCTGTTCGG GTGTTTGATGATGAAGGCAATGACGTCACTCCTCAGCCGCTGCAGCATGCAGATCCAGCAGCTGCGCAGGCCAAAGCCAGCAGGTTGTTTCTGGATGAACTGTCCGCTGGATCTGCATCAGATCAGACGACAGCCACCGGGAGCTTTGCTATGCCTTTCTCCAG GTCAATATTAGGAAGCAGCAGAATATCCAGCCAGTCTACCATAGAGTCGATGAATGAGGAGATTGAGGATACATTTTCCAAACGGGACATGCCCATCAACTTCCCAG ATGTGCAGAGGAAAAGAGACACTGTGAAAGAACAGGTGACAGAAGACATGTTGAAAGAGGTCATAGATCTCTACATCTCTGAGACAGACAGCATTTCACTGCTGGACATACCCAGCACCTTTGTGTCAGTGGACGCCAATGACGCAGAAGCTATCAT ggaGAGAAACAATCAGTATGCTGAGGTTTGCAGGAGCAGAATGAACAACGATAAGTATGTGGATCAATCAGTGCAGACGATGAATGGAGCAACTAAAAACAAACAGGTCCAGAGCGACAGCATTGTCATGATGGACAAAG CCACGACTGTTACCAGCTGGGATGTGTATGATGCTTTGATCAGCCCTGAGCAGGGCGAAAAGCTGTGCAGCTCTGAACTGGGGAGGGCTCAGTGTCCCGAGGCTGCTGTGGACAGTGGCAGAGGTGCAGAGAGGAGCGTGTCAGTGGGCAGCACAGCCAGCACAG CCAGCGCTGCCAGCTCATTGAAAGAAGTGGAGCCGCTTGGGAACAGTTTAAACGCTGAGTCAGACTTGCAGCTGATCATGCTGTCAGAGAAATTCCAACACTGCTTACTAGTGATGGAGAGGAGCATTCTGGGAAACATTTTCCAACCCCAGCTGGCTGCTTACAGACAGCTGCCCGTAATAGAAG ATCCAGACAGTCCGGTGAAGCCTGGGATGGGGGAGCAGAGGGAGGAGGATGCAGAGAGCCCCAGATCTCCGGCCGTGGAGCGTCTCTGGGCTTTCAGCTGCGAGCTCAGCCGAGGGAGCAGCGTCAGCAGCATGGCCTGGAACAAGAAGAACCCG GACCTTCTGGCTGTGGGCTATGGTGAGTTTGGCTCCAGTAACCAGAAACCAGGCCTGGTGTGCTGCTGGTCTCTCAAAAATCACACG TGGCCGGAGCGTGTCATCCGCTGTGACAGCGCTGTGACTTCCCTGGATTTCTCGTCCAGTAACCCCAGTCAGCTGGCTGTGGGCATGCAAGATGGCAGTATCGCTATCTACAACGTGAAGAGTCGAGACAACAAGGCCTGTTTCATCAGCAGCAG TGGATGTCCCAACAGGCACTTGGATCCAGTGTGGCAGCTTAGGTGGACCCAACAGGAGTTGAGTCTGACAGGAGAAGAGAAGGTGGAATCTCTGTTTTCTGTGGCGGCAGATGGCAGGATCAGCAAGTGGTTTGTCAGCAACAGTGGCCTCGACTGCATAG aCCTGATGAAGCTGAAGAAGAGTCATAACACAAAGAAGAGGGCTGGAGGGACCACCACAGGGAAGAAGACAGAAAGTGTTCTGTCAACACTGACTCCTGGTCTGTGCTTTGACTTCCATCCAACA GATGCCTGCGTCTACTTGGTTGGCACATGGGAAGGTCTCATCCACAAGTGCTCCTGTTCCAACAGTCAGCAGTTTCTGGAGACGTACAGGAAGCACTTT TGTCCTGTGAACCGCGTCACATGGAGTCCGCTCAGTCCAGATGTGTTCCTGAGCTGCTCGGCTGACTGGACCATCCAGCTGTGGAAGCAGGACCACCATAAGCCCGCGTTAGGCTTCACCTCCACCCAGAGAACGGTGTGCGACATCAAGTGGTCCCCGAAGTGGGCGACAGTATTCGGAGCCGTTAATGAGGGACAGCTGGAGATCTGGGACTTGAATTCAAGCGT CTTGGACCCGGTCATCGTGCAGCCTGCTGCCGCTGGTGTGAAGATGAACTGCCTGCTGTTTGCCCCCCAGACAGACTGTGTCCTGGTCGGAGACAGCGATGGACAGGTGACCGTCTACCAGCTGAGGAACCTCTGTGTGGGAGACAGCAGCCAG GTGGATATTCTGGAGGGCATCCTCCGCTCTGCGGCTCCTGGATAG